The genomic interval CTGGTCATTTTTTTATAGCTTTGAATCAAGCGTTTAAGGGGTTCGGTAAACCGTCAATTGTCGGCCAATCTGCATAGCCCCTGCCCGCGTCCAAAAGTGCGGCTGAGAGCCTGAGATAATCTCGTCTTTGATACGAAACGCCACCCCATGCCCATTTACAGCATGACCGGTTATGCCAGTGCGCAAACCGAGCTGACTTCTGACACCGCCAACAGCCCAGCCCTGCGCTTGGGGCTAGAGATTCGCTCGGTCAACAGCCGCTTTCTGGACCTGACATTCAAGATGCCCGAAGAGCTGCGCCAGCACGAAGCGGCCATGCGCGAGCTGGTGACCAAACACCTCAAACGCGGCAAAGTCGAGGTGCGCGCCAACATTGAAAGCACGGCTGACACCAGCTTTGCCGAGCCCACCCCTGCCCTGCTGCAACGCCTGCTGGGCCTGCAAGAGCTGATACACGCTCACTTGCCCAAAGCCAATGGCCTGTCGGTGGCCGATGTGCTGCGCTTGGCCACGGCCCAATCTGCTGCGCCCGCCGACATTGGCCCTGCGGTGCTCAAGCTGGCCCAAACCACCCTGACCCAACTGAGCGACGCCCGCGAACGCGAAGGCGCACGTTTGGCCCAAACCCTGCGCGAACGCATTGGCCAATTGCGCGTGCTGGCCACACAGGCCGCGCCGCTGGTGCCCCAGCTGGTCGAACAACAACGCTTGCGCTTCTTAGAGCGTTGGCGCGAAGCCATGGCCTTGACCGAAGGCACGGCCCTGCCCGAAGCCGCGCAAGACCGCGCGTTGACCGAAGCCACATCCTTTGCCATTCGCATTGACGTGGCCGAAGAGCTGACCCGTTTGGTGTCGCACTTTGACGAGATGGACGACTTGCTAGCCAAAGGCGGCAAGGCCGAAGGTGTGGGCAAGCGTTTGGACTTCCTGATTCAAGAGTTGCACCGCGAGGCCAACACCTTGGGCTCGAAGTCAGCCACCATGGAAATGACCCGTATTTCGGTGGACATGAAAGTGCTCATCGAACAACTCCGCGAACAAGTACAGAACATCGAATAATGGACAACTTCCCCGGCAACCTCTTTGTGGTCGCGGCCCCCAGCGGGGCTGGCAAATCGAGCCTCGTCAAAGCCTTGATGGAGCTAGACGCCAAAGTGCGCCCCTCCGTATCGCACACCACGCGCCAACCCCGTGGCCAAGAAAAGCATGGCCGCGAATACTTCTTTGTATCGCTGCCTGAATTCGACCAAATGGTTGAATCGAACGCGTTTTTGGAATGGGCCAATGTGCACGGCCAACGCTATGGCACCTCGCGCAAAGCCATTGAAGACCGCATTGCCCAAGGCGCAGACGTGATTTTGGAAATCGACTTCCAAGGCGCCATTCAAGTGAAGAAGCTGTTTGCCAACGCGGTGCTGATCTTCATCTTGCCGCCCAGCTGGGAAGAGCTGAAGTCTCGCCTGCACAACCGTGGCGAAGACGCCCCCGACATCATTGACCTGCGCCTGCAAAACGCCGCAGACGAGATGGCACAGGCCAAAGAATTTGACTACGTTATAATCAACGAATTGTTTGAGACTGCCTTGTTCGACCTGAAAGCGATCGTTCATGCACAGCGCCTCAAATACCTGGCACAGCGCCGGGCTCGGGCTGATATCTTTCAAGCCCTGAACATCACCTGAATTCTGGAGTACCCACATGGCCCGCATCACTGTTGAAGATTGCCTCGAGCAGATCCCTAACCGCTTTCAGTTGGTGCTGTGCGCCACTTACCGCGCTCGCATGCTCAGCCAAGGTCACACACCCAAGGTTGAAAGCAAAAACAAGCCAGGCGTGACTGCCTTGCGCGAAATCGCTGCTGGCCAAATCGGCATCGAGATGCTGAAAAAAGTACCCGGCTAAATCGGGGTCTTCCCCATCTGAAAAGCACCGCAGCGTCGGTGCTTTTTTATTGGGAGTAAAGTAAACAGTATGAGCGTTACCCAATCCACGTTAAAGCCCCCCGCTTCCCTATCTGGAAGCGCGGCTGCAGCCAATGCGGCAGCGGCGAGCTTTGCTGCGTTGACGGAAAAACTAGGCTACCTCAATGCAGAAGGCCTAGACATGGTGCGCCGCGCTTACCGCTATGCCGACGAAGCCCATTTGGGCCAGCTGCGCAACAGCGGCGAGCCCTACATCACCCACCCCATCGCCGTGGCCGCGCAATGCGCGGAATGGAAGCTCGATGCACAAGCCCTGTCGGCCGCACTGCTGCACGACGCGATGGAAGACTGCGGCATCACCAAAACCGATTTGATCGAACGCTTTGGTATCCAAGTGGCCGATTTGGTGGATGGCCTGACCAAGCTCGACAAGCTGGAGTTCAACACCCGCGAAGAGAACCAAGCCGAGTCATTCCGCAAGATGCTGTTGGCCATGGCGCGCGATGTGCGCGTCATCCTCATCAAGCTGGCTGACCGCAGCCACAACATGCGCACCATGGGCGATATGCCTCGTGCCAAGTGGGGCCGCATCTCGAACGAAACGCTCGAAATTTACGCCCCCATCGCCCACCGTTTGGGCTTGAACCAAACCTACCGCGAACTGCAAGAACTGGCGTTTCAACACCTCTGGCCTTGGCGCCATAAGGTGCTGAGCAAAGCCATTCAAAAAGCCCGCCACCGTCGCCGCGATTTGATGCAAAAGGTGGAGCAAGAAGTAGAGGCCTCTTTCGCCAAAGCAGGCCTGAAGGTGCGCATCTCGGGCCGCGAAAAAACGCTGTATTCCATTTACAAAAAGATGGATGGCAAGCACCTGAGCTTTGCGCAGGTGACTGACATCTACGGTTTTCGCCTCATCCTGCCCGAAGTCATTGACTGCTACACCGCCTTGGGGGTGCTGCACCAGATCTACAAACCGGTGCCGGGCAAGTTCAAAGACCACATCGCCATTGCCAAACTCAACGGCTACCAGTCGCTGCACACCACCATCGTCGGGCCATCGGGTTTGAACGTGGAGTTTCAAATGCGCACCGAAGCCATGCACTTGGTGGCTGAAACAGGCGTGGCTGCCCACTGGCTCTACAAAGACAAAGGCGCTAGCAACGAAGCCAATGCCAACTTGGGCAACAAGTGGCTGCAATCATTGCTGGACATCCAAGACGAAACGCGCGACGCCACCGAGTTTTGGGATCACGTAAAAGTCGACTTGTTCCCAGACGCCGTCTATGTGTTCACGCCGAAAAGCAAGATCATGGCGATGCCACGCGGCGCCACCATCGTCGACTTTGCTTATGCCGTGCACAGCGATGTGGGCGACCGCACCATGGCAGGCAAGGTCAACGGCGAACAAGTACCGCTGCGTACCGAGCTACGCAGTGGTGACATCGTCGAAGTCATCACCTCTGCAGTCGCTTCGCCCAACCCCGCTTGGCTGGGCTTTGTTCGCACGGGCCGTGCTCGATCAAAGATTCGCCATCACCTCAAGACCATGGCCCATTCCGAGTCACAAGGCTTGGGTGAGAAACTATTGGCGCAAGCCCTCCGCGCCGAAGGCATTGAAAAAATGCCAGCCCGCGATGGTGAACATTCGTCTCTGTGGGACAAGCTGCTGCACTTCACAGGCAGCAAAACACAGGCCGAATTGTTAACAGACATTGGCTTGGGCAAGCGCGTGGCCAGCATCGTGGCCAAACGTCTGGCCACCTTGCTCTCAGACACAGGCCTCAAGCCTGATGCCTTGCTACTGAGCCGCGAGCGCTTCACCGCGCACGAGAACGTGTCGCAAGGCAGCGTGACGGTGGATGGCAGCGAAAACGCTTCCGTGCAATACGCCACCTGCTGTCGCCCCGTACCAGGCGACGCCATCGTGGGCTACTTGGGACGTGGCGAAGGCTTGGTGGTACACACCGACCAATGCGGCGTGGCGCAGCGCTTGAAGTACAAAGACAGCGAACGCTTCATTGCCGTCGAATGGGCAGATGAGCCCACGCGTACATTTGAAGTCGCTGTGGTGGTGACGGTGAGCAACGGCAAAGGTGTGCTGGCTCGCGTGGCTTCAGCCATCACCAGTGCCGAAGCTGACATTACCCACGTATTGATGGCCGATGAGGTGAGCGGTCAAGAAGCGACGGATTTACGCTTTATCTTCACGGTGCGCGACAAGGCGCACCTAGAAACCGTTTTGGGCAATCTACGCCGTGTGCCGTCGGTGTTGCAAGCGCAACGCGTGGTGTCTGGCGTGGGGCGCGAGGCCTAAGCTTTAAGCTTGCGCAGGGGCTGGTGCCGGATAGCGCACCTCGACCACCTCGACGTCTTGCACACCTACCGGCGTGACCAACTTCACCACATCGCCTTCGCGCGCTTTGAGCAACGCACGTGCGATGGGCGACACCCAAGTCACTTGAGCTTTCAAACTATCCGCCTCGTCAATGCCGAGGATGGTGACAGTGCGCTCGACATCGGCCTCATCCACATACGTGACAGTGGCACCAAAGAACACTTGGTCACTGCCATGATGAACACTGGGATCGGTGACTTCCGCGATCTCTAGACGCTTGGTCAGAAAACGAATACGACGGTCAATTTCACGCAAACGTTTTTTGCCGTAGTGGTAATCACCGTTTTCTGAGCGGTCACCGTTGCTGGCGGCCCAATGCACGATTTCAACCATGCGTGGACGTTCGTTGTCGATCAATTCAAACAACTCGGCGCGAAGGACCGCATAGCCCTGCGGCGTGATGTAGTTCTTGCTGCCTGCAGGCAATGGGGGCAAGGTGATGTCGTCGTCATCATCCGCATCGGTTTCGCGCGTGAACGCCTGACTCATGGTGTGCTAAAAATCAATGCCACCCAATTACTTGGTAGCCTCGTTCAGCCAAACATTGCTGCACAAACTGGCGATACAAACTGCTCCCTCCCACCGACTGGCCTGCGGCCGTGGCGGCGGCGCCACCCGCACCAATGGCAGCCGCACCCGCAGCAATATTTTTCAAATCAGGTTTATGGCCACTGAGCAACGAGCCCACAACGCCTGCTGTGCCCACGCCGGCAGCACCCGCGGCAGCTGCGCGGCCTGCGTCGACCTTGTTCACAGCACCCACATCCGACTGTTGCGCTAAATTGGCGCACGCTTGTGTGTCAGCCTGGGCTTGGGCTGGGCCCACATATTGGTAATGGGCGTTTGGGTAAAACGCAGGCTTGGCCAACGGCGTAGCACAGCCAGCCAACACGGCAGCGATACAGAACAATAAGGGTGAGGCATGGTATTTCATGATGCCAATTTTAGTCTCTCAACTCGAACCCACTCGATGTGCGCAAGGTACGAGTTTCGTGACTGGCCAACACATCAGCCAACTGTTGCGCCAGTGCGGGCTCACACGCACGCGTGGGAATTCCCAACACATACATGGTGGCCAATTCAAACTCTTGGGGCAACACCCCAACCAAATCGATACCGGGGGTGTATTTGATTTCTGTGACCTGCGTGCTGCCCATCACATGCGCACCCTTGGCCTGCGCCATGGCATGCATGGCCGTAGTGCCATTTGGAAAGGTATGAAACCGATCAGCCAACTCCACATCCAACCCCAAAGTTTGCAACACTTTGAAAAAGTGAATGCCCGCTGTTGCGAGTTGGGGATCAGGAAAGTAAATCCCTTCGGCAGCGCGAAAGGCTGCTTGCAAATCTGCACGCGTGGCAATGGCTGGGTGCGGGCTACCGTGCTTAACCGCAATGCCGGTTTTCACCACGCCCAGATCACGCAGAGTGCCAGGACGAACTTCCCCGGAAGCCATCAAACCGTCCATCAAAGATTGCGTCAAGATCAGCAAATCGCAACGCTCACCGTTGAGCAGCTTCTCTTTCATCGCCCCCACCGCACTGAACGTGCCGTGAATTTGACAGCCGTGCGCTGCTTCAAAGTCAGCCTTCAACGAATTGACCAAACTGGCAGCAGCACCGCCGCTCAAAATATGCAGTTCCATGTGTCGTCCTTGAATCAATCGGCTTTCGCGCCAGAAACTTTCACAATCGTGGCCCACTTCGCCACATCCTCAGTGACATATTTCGCAAAGACGGGGGCCGACATCGACATGGGCACAGCTCCTTGCTTGGCCCAAGTTACTTTGACCTCCGGCGTGTTCACAATTTTGTTGATTTCAGCGTTGAGCTTGGTCACGATGGCCTCTGGCGTGCCCACAGGCGCCATCATGCCGAGCCAAATCACGGCTTCGTATTTGGGGACCCCGTCGTCACTCATCGTCGGAAGTTCAGGTGTGACAGCAGAACGTACACGCCCCGTGGTGGCGAGTCCGCGTACTTTGCCAGCTTTGATGTTTTCAGACATGGTGGTGACCGCGTCAAACATCATGTCGACTTGGCCTGACAACACATCGGTTCGCGCAGCGGCACTGCCCTTGTAGGGAATATGCGTCATTTGCACATTGGCCATGTACTTGAACAGCTCGCCCGCCATGTGATACGGCGTGCCGTTGCCCGAGGAGGCATAGTTCATCTTGCCGGGATTCGCACGCGCAAGTTTGATGAGATCTTGCAAGGAGTTGGCCTGTACGTTGGGGTTGACCACCAAGACCAAATCGGAATAATTAATCGGGGCAATCGGCGCAAAATCTTTGACCAAGTTGTAAGGCTTATTCGGAATCAAAGACTCATTCACCGTTTGTGCGTTGGACATCATCAACAAGGTATAACCATCCGCAGGTGCCTTGGCTGCAGCGTCGGTACCAATGATTGACCCTGCACCAGGTCGGTTATCCACCACAAAAGGCTGCCCTAAGGCGTCTTGCAAACGCTGCGCCATGAAACGTGCGTAGTTGTCAGCCGGTCCACTGGCGGCAAACGGCACGATGATTTTGACGGGGCGGTTTGGATAGCCTTGCTGGGCGTGTCCAGCGAACGTGGCGAAGAACGAAGCGAAGGTCACACCGACCTTGAACAGCGTGCGAATGGTTTTCATACTGACGTCTCCTGTTTGTTTTTGTGAAGTGACTCGCACTTCCAAACACATTAAAGAAGAAAACGCCAAAAACCACAGTCACGTAAAGCAATCGCGATCGACCTCGGACACAAAAAATGAGGCATCCGCCTATTCAATCGCCTTCGGTTTGATCAACGTTAAGGCTGGTTTCAGCCAGGGAAGCATCAGCCCAAAGCAAGCCAAAACCAAGACCGTTCCAAACCAATCGCCCACCATCATCACGGCGGTGCTGGTTAGAAAGTTCTCGGTCCGCCCAATCCAAAAATACCAAAGTTGATGAATCAACGGACTGATGATGGCAAACAAAACAGATATCTTGAAAAACCCTAAAGCGCGCAAGTTCAACAAATTTTTATCGAGTCTGAAGTAATCGATCGCAATTTGCCGTGCAATGAAAGGCGCAAAACCAGCAAGCGAGCCACCGATCAAAAGGTTCAGATAGCTGCCATCGAAATATAGAAAATATGTCAATAAGGTCGACGCAAGCATGATGCCGATGGCACCGTCCAGCGCAAATAAAAGTACAAACGTTAACCGCAAGCCACTTGGCAAAAACACCCAATCCACTCGGTGGGAGTAATTGAGCGAGCTAAACAGTATCAAATTAACTTGATACAAAACGAAATAAACGATTGCCGTGGTACAGACAATGAAAAACCGGTTTTTATAAGTCACGACAATTCCTTCTTTCAGAAATTTTCGTCATATTGATATGCCAAGCTTGCAGTTGGCTTATTCCTAATGAATATAAATTCGACCCAAGGAAAATAAATTACCAAACGGTCACCGGATGTCCACCAAGCGAGATCGGCATAAAGAGCTGCAAAAACGAAAAAGTCCTAGAACATTACTGTTCTAGGACTTCACGTTTGGTGCGGCTGGCAGGAATCGAACCCACGACCCCTTGGTTCGTAGCCAAGTACTCTATCCAGCTGAGCTACAGCCGCTCTGGAAAACCGAAAGTATATCACAGATATTTGGTAGGGCGTCACGGACTTGAACCGTGGACCAAAGGATTATGAGTCCTCTGCTCTAACCAACTGAGCTAACGCCCCAACCGAAGCGACAGATTGTAGGGGCTATGCAAACTATCATTCTTCAAATGAAACTCTCTCCTAGAGCTCTCGGGCTCACCGCAGCGGTGGTGACGGTGTTGATTTGGTCATCGTTCATCGTCGTGGCGCGCGCCTCTGCTGCGCATCACCTGCTTCCCCTCGACATTGGTTTTCTGCGCATCATCGGCGCGGGATGCGTGCTGCTCCCTTGGGGCTGGTGGCTGATGCGTTCGCAGCGCCATTCGGGTGACCGCGTGGGTTCGCTGATGGGTTTGTCACCACTGCCCTTGCGCATCACGGTCTTGGCTGGGCTTTTCGGCAGCATGCTTTATGCAATGTTGGTTTATTCTGGTTTTTTCTTTGCGCCTGCAGCACACGCTTCTGTACTGATGCCTGGCAGCTTGCCACTGTGGACATCACTCTTGGCCCTCGTGGTGCTACACGATCACATCACCCGCGCACGCGCCATGGGCTTGGCTTGCATTGTGTTGGGCGATATGTTGGTGGGCGGTACAAGTTTGCTCAAAGCATTGGATGGCGGCGAGGTTTGGAAAGGTGATGTGATGTTTATGTCGGCAGCCTTTTGCTGGGCTTGCTACAGCGTGCTGGTACGCCGCCATGCGCTAGAGCCCGTGCGCGCCACCATCGCCATCACGGCTTTTTCTTGCGTGGGCTTTGTGCCGGTTTATGGTTTGGCCGCTTACGCAGGCTGGGTGCCTACACACTTAGACACAGCCCCTGTTTCTGAGATGTTGTTTCAAGCCATATTCCAAGGCGTAGGTTCTGTCGTGATTTCAGGCATCACCTTTAACGTGATGATTCGTCACTATGGCCCCGTGCGCTCCACCATGATCACGGCGCTGGTGCCGGGCTTGTCAGCACTGGGGGCGGTGGTGTTTTTGAATGAACCGATGAGCCTCAACTTGATTGCAGGTCTTGCCCTGGTGACTTGCGGTATTTTGTTTGGCGTACGTTTGCCAAAAACTTAAACGCCCTATTTGTGGCTGAGGGCGTTGCTCACCAACTTGGACGTGATGTCCACAATTTGAATCATCCGGTCGTAAGCCATGCGCGTGGGGCCTATGACGCCCAGCGTACCCACCACGAGGCCGTCTACCTCGTAGGGAGCGCTCACCACCGACAGCTCTTCCATCGGCACGATTTTGCTTTCGCCGCCGATGTAAATACGGACACCTTCGGCCTGAGCGGAGCTATCGAGCAAACGCACCAGCTGTGCTTTTTGTTCAAACAAATCAAAAGCACGGCGCAGGTTGCCCATGTCGCTGGAAAAGTCACTCACCGACAGCAAATTACGTTCGCCACTGACCACCACATTGTCTTGCGCTTGGGTCAAGGCCTCGGTGCTTACCTGCACCGCGGCTTGCATCAAGGTGGCAATTTCGCCCCGCAGTGATTCCACCTCGGCCAAGAGTTTTTCGCGCACCTGCTCAATCGCCATGCCCGCGAAATGGTGGTTCAAATAGTTAGATGCTTCCACCAACTGCGAGGCCGAGTAGTCGGTTTCGGTGAACAGCACGCGGTTCTGCACATCGCCCTCGGGCGACACGATGATGACCAACAAACGCCGGTCCGACAGACGTAAAAACTCAATGTGGCGAAACACCGAGCTGCGGCGCGGCGCAATCACCACCCCCACAAAATGCGACAAATCAGACAGCAGATGTGCGGCATTGGCGATCACTTTTTGCGGCTGATCTGGGGCCAACGTCGGGGTTTGCATGTGGCTGCGCTCAGCGGTGAGCATGGTGTCCACAAACAGGCGATAGCCCAGCGCCGTGGGAATGCGCCCTGCTGAGGTGTGGGGGCTGGCAATGAGGCCCAACTCCTCCAAATCCGACATCACATTGCGGATGGTCGCGGGCGACAACTCGATGCCCGTGGCGCGAGACAACGTGCGCGATCCGACGGGTTGCCCGTCAGCGATGTAGCGCTCTACCAGCGCTTTGAGCAATAACTTGGCGCGATCGTCTAGCATGGTCATCCTGTTGTCGAATTTTAGTGATGTAATTTGCCTATGAAATCGAAGTTTCGTCAGATTGCCTTGCTTGGGAAATACCACTTGAACTCGGGTTCAAGCGCTAACCCATCTTCCCGCAAAACCCTAGAGGAAATTGCGCAGTTCTTGCACACGCTGGGCTGTGAAGTCATCCTAGAGCATGACACAGCAGCCGGCTCGGGCCTGAGTGGCTACACGGTGATGGGCATCGAAGAAATTGGCACATCTTGCGACTTGGCCATTGTGCTGGGTGGCGACGGCACCATGCTGGGCTACGCCCGCCAACTGGCACCACACAACGTACCGCTCATTGGTATCAACCAAGGTCGCTTGGGCTTCATCACTGACATTCCTTTGAATGAAGTCAAAAACACACTGACCGCCATGCTGGGCGGCGGCTATGAGGAAGACCGCCGCGCATTGATGCGCGCCAAGGTATGGCGCGATGGCCATTGCGTGTTCAATGCCTTGGCCCTGAACGACGTGGTGGTCAACCGTGGCGCCACCAGCGGCATGCTGGAAGTACGCGTCGCCATTGATGGCCGGTTTGTGGCGAACCAGCGCGCTGACGGCGTCATCATTGCAACGCCCACAGGCTCTACCGCTTACTCTCTATCCGTCGGCGGCCCGCTGCTGCACCCGTCCTTGCCGGCCTGGGTCATGGCACCGATTGCACCGCACACACTGTCCAACCGCCCCATCGTGCTGTCCGACACCGGCGAGGTGACGATTGACCTGGTGGCTGGCCGTGACGCCAGTGCTAACTTTGACATGCAGTCACTCGCATCACTGCTGATTGGCGACCGCATCACGGTGAAGCGCTCCAACTACCACGCCACCTTTTTGCACCCACGCGGCTGGAGCTATTACGACACCTTGCGTCAAAAACTGCACTGGAACGAGGGTGTGGCATGAGTCTGCAGCACATCGTTTTGCGCGATTTTGTGATCGTGCGCGAGCTGGATCTCGACTTGTCGAGCGGTTTTTCTGCGCTCACCGGCGAGACCGGTGCTGGCAAATCGATTTTGATTGACGCCTTGCAACTGGTGCTGGGCGCACGTGCTGAAAGCAGCGTGGTGCGCGAAGGTGCCGCCCGTGCCGAGATTTGCGCTGAGTTCGACACCAGATCCGACATCTTGCAATGGCTAGACGACGAAGGTTTTGCTGACATCACTGCCACTGACCCCCTGCTGCTCAAACGCACCATTGACGCGCAAGGCAAAAGCCGGGCATGGATCAACGGCAGTCCCGCCACCGCCACCCAGCTGCGCGCTTTGGGAGACATGGTTCTGGACATCCACGGTCAACACGCGTGGCAAAGCCTGACCCGCCCCGAGGCAGTACGCGGCTTGCTCGACGCTTATGCCGGTGTGAACCTGCAGGGCCTGACACAAACTTGGACGCAATGGCGCCAAGCCACCCAAGCCCTGCACGAGGCGCGCACCGCGCAGGCCACACTGCAAGAAGAGCGCGAGCGTTTGCTGTGGCAAATTGCCGAGGTCGACAAGCTTGCGCCCGCCGCAGACGAGTGGGATGAGCTCAACAGCCAGCACACCCGCCTCTCGAACGCACGAGCCTTGATGGATGCCGCGCAGGCAGCCATCCAAGCCTTAGAAGACGACGACAGCGGCGCACTACGCCTGTTGACCAAAGCCCAAGACACGCTGCAAGACCAGACCGATGTGGAGCCCGAATTCACCGCGCTGGTGGACGTGCTGGCCTCTAGCCTTGCACAAGCGGGCGATGTGGCGCATTCGCTCAACGCCTATTTGAGCCGCACCGAGCTCGACCCTGCGCGATTGCAAACACTGGACGACCGCATGTCGCTGTGGATGTCTTTGGCGCGTCGCTTCAAGCGCACACCGCAAGAACTGCCTGCGCTGTACCTTGAGTGGAAAACCCGTTTGACGCAGCTCGATGCCGCCACAGACCTCGAAGCCCTTGAGGCCACAGAAGCCAAAGCCGCAGCGGCGTATCAAACGCAAGCCCGCAAGGTTTCGCAAGCTCGCACACAAGCTGCGCCCAAGCTAGCCACCGCCATCACCCAAGCTATGCAAGGCTTGGGCATGCAAGGCGGCCGCTTTGAGGTGCAGTTGGAAAAAACTGAGCAACCTACGGCCAGCGGCCTAGAGGGCATCACCTTCTTGGTGGCAGGCCACCCCGGCAGCACACCGCGCCCCGTGGGCAAAGTGGCTTCGGGTGGTGAGCTGTCGCGCATTGCCTTGGCCATTGCCGTGACGACCAGCGAACTAGGCACGGCGCAAACCCTCATCTTTGACGAAGTCGATTCAGGCGTGGGCGGCGCTGTGGCCGAGACCGTGGGCCGGTTGATGAAACAACTCGGCATTGACCGCCAAGTGCTGGCCGTGACCCACTTGCCGCAAGTCGCCGCCTGTGCCGACCACCACTTGGTGGTCTCCAAACACAGCGATGCACAAGGCACATCCAGTCAAGTGACCGCCCTCAGTGACGATGCACGCGTGAACGAAATTGCACGCATGCTGGGCGGCGAAAAGGTGTCAGACACCACCCTCGCCCACGCACGTGAAATGCTTCAAACTTCTGCAAAGACTGGCAAACAATGAAACAAGAACTGGTGCTCATCACAGGCATGTCGGGCTCGGGCAAGTCCGTGGCCCTGAACGCACTGGAAGACGCAGGCTACTACTGCGTGGACAACCTGCCGCCTGAGTTGCTGCTGCCCTTTGTTCAGCTGGAAGAGCAACAAAGCATCGGCAAAGTCGCCATTGCGATGGATGTGCGCAGCGCCAGCTCATTGCCTTTGGTGCCTGCGCAGCTGGCCCATTTGCGCCTGATGGATGTGGATGTACGCTTGCTGTTCTTGGATGCCACCACTGAAATTTTGGTACACCGTTTTTCTGAAACGCGTCGCCGTCACCCGCTGTCGCGTCAAGACGGACAAGACGTGATTCGTGACCAGCAGCGCGATTTGGTCGAAGCCATTGAGCTAGAACGCGAGCTGTTGTCTGAGTTGCGCGAGGAATCACACATCATCGACACCAGCTTGTTGCGCAGCAGCAAGTTGCAGGGCTATATCAAGTCGCTCATCTCGGCGCCTGCCACACAGCTGACCTTGATGTTTGAATCTTTCGCCTTCAAACGCGGCATCCCCGTGCATGCCGACTATGTGTTTGACGTGCGCATGCTGCCCAACCCGCACTACGAACCTGCCTTGCGTCCGCTCACTGGACGCGACGCCCCCGTGGCCGATTGGTTGGCCGAGCACGGCGCGGTAGAAAAAATGGCGAGCCAGATCACCGATTTCATGAACACTTGGCTGCCTGACCTCAACCAAGACCACCGCAGCTATGTGACGGTGGCCATTGGTTGTACGGGCGGGCAACACCGTTCGGTGTATTTGGTGGAGTTGCTATCCAAGCGATTTGCCGCTGAGTGGGTCACGCTCAAACGTCACCGCGAATTAGATGTTGCGCCTTAACGCGTTAGCAGTTTACGAATAGGCGCGGGCAGCCCCAATGCGGGCCAATCGACACCTGCCACCCACTGCCCCTCACCCATCGCAGCACCCAATTTCACGGTATTGGGTAAGTTCAGCTGCACCGGATGCAAATGCAAATCTTTGTGCGTCAGCACATGTTTGAACACCCCGCCCTCCTGCAACTGCGCGTGGTACTTGGCTGGCAAAGCAGCCAGCAAGGTGTCAAAGCTTTCAAACACCGGCAAGCAATACAAACCCGCCCACACACCCTTTTGTGGGCGCTGCATCAGCCACACATCACCATCGCGTGTGACGGCGTGCAACAACCACAACTGCTCT from Limnohabitans curvus carries:
- the recN gene encoding DNA repair protein RecN; protein product: MSLQHIVLRDFVIVRELDLDLSSGFSALTGETGAGKSILIDALQLVLGARAESSVVREGAARAEICAEFDTRSDILQWLDDEGFADITATDPLLLKRTIDAQGKSRAWINGSPATATQLRALGDMVLDIHGQHAWQSLTRPEAVRGLLDAYAGVNLQGLTQTWTQWRQATQALHEARTAQATLQEERERLLWQIAEVDKLAPAADEWDELNSQHTRLSNARALMDAAQAAIQALEDDDSGALRLLTKAQDTLQDQTDVEPEFTALVDVLASSLAQAGDVAHSLNAYLSRTELDPARLQTLDDRMSLWMSLARRFKRTPQELPALYLEWKTRLTQLDAATDLEALEATEAKAAAAYQTQARKVSQARTQAAPKLATAITQAMQGLGMQGGRFEVQLEKTEQPTASGLEGITFLVAGHPGSTPRPVGKVASGGELSRIALAIAVTTSELGTAQTLIFDEVDSGVGGAVAETVGRLMKQLGIDRQVLAVTHLPQVAACADHHLVVSKHSDAQGTSSQVTALSDDARVNEIARMLGGEKVSDTTLAHAREMLQTSAKTGKQ
- a CDS encoding DMT family transporter, with amino-acid sequence MKLSPRALGLTAAVVTVLIWSSFIVVARASAAHHLLPLDIGFLRIIGAGCVLLPWGWWLMRSQRHSGDRVGSLMGLSPLPLRITVLAGLFGSMLYAMLVYSGFFFAPAAHASVLMPGSLPLWTSLLALVVLHDHITRARAMGLACIVLGDMLVGGTSLLKALDGGEVWKGDVMFMSAAFCWACYSVLVRRHALEPVRATIAITAFSCVGFVPVYGLAAYAGWVPTHLDTAPVSEMLFQAIFQGVGSVVISGITFNVMIRHYGPVRSTMITALVPGLSALGAVVFLNEPMSLNLIAGLALVTCGILFGVRLPKT
- a CDS encoding NAD kinase: MKSKFRQIALLGKYHLNSGSSANPSSRKTLEEIAQFLHTLGCEVILEHDTAAGSGLSGYTVMGIEEIGTSCDLAIVLGGDGTMLGYARQLAPHNVPLIGINQGRLGFITDIPLNEVKNTLTAMLGGGYEEDRRALMRAKVWRDGHCVFNALALNDVVVNRGATSGMLEVRVAIDGRFVANQRADGVIIATPTGSTAYSLSVGGPLLHPSLPAWVMAPIAPHTLSNRPIVLSDTGEVTIDLVAGRDASANFDMQSLASLLIGDRITVKRSNYHATFLHPRGWSYYDTLRQKLHWNEGVA
- a CDS encoding tripartite tricarboxylate transporter substrate binding protein codes for the protein MKTIRTLFKVGVTFASFFATFAGHAQQGYPNRPVKIIVPFAASGPADNYARFMAQRLQDALGQPFVVDNRPGAGSIIGTDAAAKAPADGYTLLMMSNAQTVNESLIPNKPYNLVKDFAPIAPINYSDLVLVVNPNVQANSLQDLIKLARANPGKMNYASSGNGTPYHMAGELFKYMANVQMTHIPYKGSAAARTDVLSGQVDMMFDAVTTMSENIKAGKVRGLATTGRVRSAVTPELPTMSDDGVPKYEAVIWLGMMAPVGTPEAIVTKLNAEINKIVNTPEVKVTWAKQGAVPMSMSAPVFAKYVTEDVAKWATIVKVSGAKAD
- the hrcA gene encoding heat-inducible transcriptional repressor HrcA, giving the protein MLDDRAKLLLKALVERYIADGQPVGSRTLSRATGIELSPATIRNVMSDLEELGLIASPHTSAGRIPTALGYRLFVDTMLTAERSHMQTPTLAPDQPQKVIANAAHLLSDLSHFVGVVIAPRRSSVFRHIEFLRLSDRRLLVIIVSPEGDVQNRVLFTETDYSASQLVEASNYLNHHFAGMAIEQVREKLLAEVESLRGEIATLMQAAVQVSTEALTQAQDNVVVSGERNLLSVSDFSSDMGNLRRAFDLFEQKAQLVRLLDSSAQAEGVRIYIGGESKIVPMEELSVVSAPYEVDGLVVGTLGVIGPTRMAYDRMIQIVDITSKLVSNALSHK